One region of Sulfurisphaera ohwakuensis genomic DNA includes:
- a CDS encoding tetratricopeptide repeat protein, translated as MNDIKEIEEYYSQGNLVAALKKAEEVVKQNPSKEAYNLLGKILKELGEDDKAIDAFMKAENYIEVAKIYISKGMYKDALNVLSSFNDKESRILRALIYLKLENYEEGKEELVGIDDSSPLFYKIKGIIDYYTGDTYDAIRELSIAITLYPLDAELYYYRALAKMKLGMNAEDDLNTAMNLNPYFAEVYFSKGVLLENAGKFEEAVNYYSKAINLKPEYTEAYMRRAKVYMKLGKEEEAISDIKKINDKK; from the coding sequence GTGAACGACATAAAAGAAATTGAAGAATACTATTCTCAAGGAAACTTAGTGGCTGCATTAAAGAAAGCTGAAGAAGTTGTTAAGCAAAATCCATCTAAGGAAGCATATAATTTGTTAGGAAAAATCCTCAAGGAATTAGGGGAAGACGATAAAGCTATTGACGCATTTATGAAGGCTGAAAATTATATTGAGGTTGCAAAAATATATATTTCAAAAGGAATGTATAAGGATGCGTTAAACGTTCTTTCTAGTTTTAATGATAAAGAATCAAGAATTTTGAGGGCTTTAATTTATTTGAAACTTGAAAATTATGAAGAAGGAAAAGAGGAATTAGTTGGAATTGACGATTCTTCACCTTTATTTTATAAAATTAAAGGGATTATAGATTACTATACTGGAGATACTTATGATGCTATAAGGGAATTAAGTATTGCTATTACCCTTTATCCCCTTGATGCGGAATTATATTACTATAGGGCTTTAGCTAAAATGAAACTTGGAATGAATGCTGAAGATGATTTAAATACTGCAATGAATCTAAATCCATATTTTGCTGAGGTTTATTTTAGTAAAGGAGTTTTATTAGAAAACGCTGGAAAATTTGAAGAAGCCGTTAATTATTACTCTAAGGCAATTAATCTAAAGCCAGAATATACTGAGGCTTACATGAGGAGGGCAAAAGTCTATATGAAGTTAGGGAAGGAAGAAGAAGCTATTTCTGACATAAAGAAAATTAATGATAAAAAATGA
- a CDS encoding GIY-YIG nuclease family protein yields the protein MKGYIIVFNCKKGDLIIKSKIFPIQEGYYAYVGSCGLYCDKRISRHFSKEKRKKHWHIDYLSELCEPLFAIILPQQEKEIAKLLSEFDYVKGFGSTDDNENPSHLFRVSLISLLNLIRGISE from the coding sequence ATGAAAGGTTATATAATAGTTTTTAACTGCAAAAAAGGTGACTTGATAATTAAAAGTAAAATCTTCCCTATACAAGAAGGCTATTATGCTTATGTAGGTTCATGCGGATTATATTGTGATAAGAGAATAAGTAGACATTTTTCCAAAGAAAAGAGAAAGAAGCATTGGCATATCGATTATTTATCTGAACTCTGTGAACCTCTTTTTGCAATAATATTGCCACAACAAGAGAAAGAAATAGCAAAACTACTTTCAGAGTTTGATTACGTAAAGGGTTTTGGATCTACAGATGATAATGAAAATCCTTCTCACCTATTTAGAGTCTCTTTAATCTCTTTACTCAATCTAATTAGAGGAATAAGCGAGTAG
- a CDS encoding helix-turn-helix domain-containing protein, whose amino-acid sequence MSEKLYDAKDVIRCCYKLSDTDIDCLFKLIELNKPVTSDELSQMMKVSKTTVENSLKKLIDSGLVIRSKSEDKKIGRPKYYYSIVENIINKIREDLLNCSRKMQLSL is encoded by the coding sequence ATGAGTGAAAAGTTATATGATGCAAAAGATGTTATAAGATGTTGCTACAAACTTTCAGATACTGATATAGATTGCTTGTTCAAACTTATTGAATTAAATAAGCCAGTGACGTCAGACGAACTTTCTCAAATGATGAAAGTAAGTAAGACTACAGTAGAGAATAGTTTAAAGAAACTAATTGATTCTGGCTTAGTAATAAGAAGTAAGAGTGAAGATAAGAAAATTGGTAGACCAAAATATTATTACTCTATAGTTGAAAATATAATTAATAAGATAAGAGAAGACTTGTTAAATTGCTCGAGGAAAATGCAATTATCATTGTAG